A genome region from Triticum aestivum cultivar Chinese Spring chromosome 2B, IWGSC CS RefSeq v2.1, whole genome shotgun sequence includes the following:
- the LOC123041412 gene encoding putative B3 domain-containing protein Os03g0621600: MPEEVVLPPTAKEEPKTPEVGDDEHMEELPSNKRRNYDHYHEEDGPTHLCSSLHRRFECIPMPLDFTKHFVAVSTEFKLRNNTDCSWKVTVKLMNGRVTLDQGWATYAAVHQIKIGYMLTFKLLTPDTFKVIIFDDDDIEVVNKCGKHDEAFAAKD; the protein is encoded by the coding sequence ATGCCCGAGGAGGTTGTGCTGCCGCCCACCGCCAAGGAAGAACCGAAGACGCCTGAGGTTGGCGACGACGAGCACATGGAGGAGCTCCCCAGCAACAAGCGCCGCAACTACGACCACTACCATGAGGAGGATGGCCCAACTCACTTATGTTCATCCTTGCACCGAAGGTttgagtgcatccccatgcccctggacttcaccaagcacttcgtcgCAGTGTCGACGGAGTTCAAGCTCAGGAACAACACCGACTGCTCCTGGAAGGTGACGGTGAAGCTGATGAACGGCAGGgtgaccctggatcagggttgggccacctacgcagccgttcatcagatcaagatcggctacatgctgacgttcaagctcctcactcccgacaccttcaaggtcatcatcttTGACGACGATGACATTGAGGTCGTCAACAAGTGCGGGAAGCACGACGAAGCCTTCGCCGCCAAGGACTAG